The Elaeis guineensis isolate ETL-2024a chromosome 3, EG11, whole genome shotgun sequence region ggccagcaggccgctgggtcgcgcgtcccgcgcgggcctgggcctgggacgcgcgtcccgcgcaggcctgggtcgtgcatcccgcgcgggcctgggtcccgcgtcccacgcgggcctgggacgcgcgtcccgcgcgccgccgcctgcggccgcgccgctgccgcccgccgccggtcgccggcggtcctccaccacctcgattctcgtgccgacttcaaaagctcgtatctcctccatccgagctccgattcaggtgatcttggtctcgttggactccgtttttcaccgcgaacctcgctgtgggctcaatgtgggctgaatctcgaggcgtcaaatcctaacaatctccacctcgactcgatattcggcctcctccaaactccgagagcttctggatctcctcgcccccatgccctggggcaatcgcctgctgatcatggatgggcaaacatgggagtcgagccaggctgctcgatcccatctccgtcgtatgctgtgctcctcctgacctgagacctgctcggggcatcatcctgcggcaataggaatcttaccttgcgacgtcgcctctcgtcctcccgagtctcctgtctcgtgcccgatccgcctcctggagctccacctagctctgggctccacctggctcccgatgctccacctcgcactgggctccctgccaggtaataatgtcctctgttccccttcttcccctccagcacaatcctatcgccgcgtagcaccctcaggattcctccaccagctaccgtcctgtagcctctcgaatccagtctgctaagtgagataagattccgcctaaaattgggtatgtatcggacctcccccaatctcctcactgcaccgtcatgtgtcctccagctgaccgtcccaatgcctctgatcgcacagctcgatccattcggcagatatacagtgctctcactattctccaggaagtcaaactgctcctctctgcaacacacatgatagggacatgcagaatctaatatccactgctgggaagaagtagatacctcgtcagatatctcgaagacatctccatctaaatcactgccggccgtcgctacagcagccatcatccgatttttcagttgagggcaatctctggctagatgccccaactcttcacaccggtaacacctaattttgctcaagtccctcctggacttagaccgccctcgacacgatctcctgtcgctccgtctaccacctcctgctcctccagaagccaccaaagctgagctatcgccacctgagctcgaagctgggttctccctcctgagaacatcgttatggagtatcgccgcggtgacctcatccatcttgatagtactcttccccactagaagagcagtcaccaaagactcgtacgaagaaggaagcgacgccagcaaaaccagcgccctggtcttctcctcaacgttctcgccaacgctgaggaggtcggtgaggatcttctggaagtggctcaaatgctcctgcacgctttgtccctcagtcatccgcagttggtaaaactgcctccagaggaaaagagtgttggtgagagacttcgccatgtacaactcctcgagcttcgaccacagtaccatcggggaagtctcgctcagcacatggatcaccacctcatccgccaggtacatacggatggtactcaccgcctgcatctgtagccgtttccaatcccgcacctccatggtggtcggtttctcatcgcacaagagagcttcgatcaacccctgttggatgagcacgtccttcacccttgcctgtcacaaggagaaattgctcttaccatcaaacttgttgatctccatcctgattgttcctgttttctccatcttcagtcttgctcaccaccactgcaatctgcgtccttgtaccgccttgctctgataccacttgttgagtggatgtctggccaggacaccacctcccaagatcctttcagtaccacgcgatgcagcaggaagaaagaagaaacaaaacaaaaaagaaaaaacaatcaaaatacgtggatcagccacaaaagggctcgcctccacggggcatgcaaacttcactatgaaaaaaaaattttacaagaggagacctcaccctcaacccttgtacacccaattctctctcacatgaagttcccctcacaaaagcgctctctctcttggagacccccctgaacccctgaagagtctggcgaccgctgtccaggagcctcctgctccttctctcacagcacacccgcgcctctctctctctcttcacgctGGTTCGTACGGCTGTACGATGAAAACCCGAGCCCCTTACCtcttctgttcgttctcaggctttttaaagccttaaacataggttagagagtgattaggaatcctaaacatagCCAAAAAatcctcctgaccgtcggatcaagatcgggagcgtcctcgacccttagatcgcgctccggtccacgaaatagggccgtggaccgcgagaaacgcgtgggaaacgcccacgcggtccacaggccgagccgtgaaccacccggtccacggtggacaggggatgggccagcaggccgctgggtcgcgcgtcccgcgcgggcctgggcctgggtcgcgtttcccgcgcgggcctgggcctgggacgcgcatcccgcgcaggcctgggtcgcgcgtcccgcacgggcctgggtcccgcgtcccacgcgggcctgggacgcgcgtcccgcgcgcccccgcctgcggccgcgccgctgccacccgccgccggtcgccggcggtcctccgccgcctcgattctcgtgccgacttcaaaagctcgtatctcctccatccgagctccgattcaggtgatcttgatctcgttggactccgtttttcaccgcgaacctcgctgtgggctcaatgtgggctgaatctcgaggcgtcaaatcctaacacgatCTGAACACCATTACTCAAGGAGGCTACAATCATCTCACCATTAGGCCACATTACCCAAATTGTTTCTTCTCTCCTccatttctttcccttttttttctctctcctccttaTTGACGTCTCacttatctctttcttttttattatttctcttATAGATCTCCTTATACTCAGATGATTGATATAGGACCTACCACCATCTCATCTTCCTCTCTAATATAATTTAACAATCTTGCAGTCGCAGATCAAGGCACACACGGAGCACTAGATTAGGGATATGCATCGAGTTTTGGGAATATATCCCATGATTGAGGTAATTACTAttaagatttgatgtctcgagatttgatccatattgaaTCCACAGCGAGGTCCACGACGacgaatagagtccaacgagtccaAAATTACCTCAAACGGAGTCTGGATGACGGAGATACGCTCGATTGAAATTGACACGAAATCCAAAATGGTGGAGGACCGGCAGCGACtggcggcgaccggcggcgggccgccAGAGGCGATGGTGGCGCAGCCACGCACGGCAGCATGCGGCCCGACCGCGGGAGCATGTCGTGTGTCCCAAGCTTGGGCGCTTGAGCGGGGGCGCGACCCATGCCCAGGCACGCGGACGTGGCCCAGGCCCACGCACGTGCAGGTTCAGCGCCCCGGtatcccggtccatggtggatcgggcggTGCACGGGCTGGCCTGTGGACCGAGGGAGCATTTTTCCTCGATTTTTCGTGGTCCATCTTGGACCAAACGCTGTTTCCCCGATGTTTCTCACGGTCTACGCACCTTCTCGTGGACCACATCATGATCGGACAGCTCTGGGAGCTGTCAGTCATGATCCGACGGTTTTGGGTGATTTTTGGGGTGCTGTAGGAGACTGTATCCTAATGTTTTATggctttaagcctttaaaaggcctgttcaCAGGAGCAAAGAGCTGTGTGGCACAGTTTCGTTCGACGGAAAGCCTAGAGAACAAAGAGCAAACGCGAGTCGCTGACAGGAGCAGGAGTAGGGGGCTTCTAGCAGACTATTGGACAGCGGATAGCGATCGCTTCAGGGATTCAGAGGAGTCTTCCTAGAGAGACCTTTTATGAGAGAGAGTTTTCTGTGAGGGAAAGATTGGGTGTACAAGattgaggatgtgatctcctcttgtaatttttttcttttcttatagtgaagtttgcatgccccgcgGAGACGAGCCATTtgttggctgatccacgtatttgattatttttattttattttttctttcttcctgctgcgacGCACGGTATCAAAAAGATCCCGAGAGGTGGTATCTTAGCCAGACATctaccaacaagtggtatcagagcaagacggtacCAGGACGCAGATTGCAACGGTGGTGAGCAagcttgaagatggagaagataggatcaatcaagatggagatcaacaagtttgatggaaagagcaaattctccttgtggcaagtaagggtgaaggacgtgctcattcatcaaggattgatcgatgctctcttatgcgaggagaagccgaccactatAGAGGTGCAGAATTGGAGATGGCTACAGATGCAAGCGGTGAGTACCATtcgcatgtacctagcggatgaggtggtgatccatgtgcttagcgagacttttccgacagtgctgtgatcgaagctcgaggagttgtacatagcaaaatctctcaccaacactctctttctctagaggcagttctaccagctgcggatgactgagggatagaacgtgcaggagcatctcagtcacatccagaagatcctcaccgacctcctcagcattggtgaaaaTATTGAGGAGAAAACTAAAGCGCTGGTTTTTCTagcgtcgcttccctcttcgtacgagtctttgattactgctcttctagtagggaagagTACTATCAAAATGGATGAGGTCACTGCGATGATTCTCCAGAACGAGATTCTTAGGAGGGAGAACTcagctttgagctcaggtggttgcaactcagctttgatggtttttggAGGAGTAGAAGGTGGTACATGGAGCAACAGAAGATCACGACGAGGATGATACAAGTCCAGGATGAGGAACTTAAGCAAGATTAAGTGTTATCGGTGTGACGaattggggcatctagctagagattgctctcaactcaaggaTCGGATGAGGGCTACTACAACGACGGTCAGTAGCGATTCAGAGGGTAATgccttggagatatctgatgaggtatctacttcttcccaatagtgaattttaaattctgcatgcacctatcatgtatgttgcaaagaggagcagtttgacttcctagagaacagtgagggcactgtttatctaccGGATGTatcgagctgtgcaatcagaGGTATCAGAAtagtcagttggaggacacatgatggtgcgtGAGGAGATTGGAAGAGATccaatacatatccgatttcagacagaattttatctcactgagcagactggatttgagaggctataggatggtaactggtggaggaatcctgaaggtgctacgcgatgataggattgttctggagagaaaaaagaagatgagaggacattactatctGACAGGGAGCTCAGTACGAGGTGGAGCCCAgaatgaggtggagctccaggtagagATGGATCGGGCATGAAAtgcgagactcgagaggatgaaagGCGATAttgcaaggtgagatttctattaccgcaggatgatacTCCGAGCAAAtcttaggtcaggaggagcacagcatacgacggagatgggatcgagcagtctggctcgactcccatgtctatccatccatgatcagcaggtgattttCCTAGGGTATGGGgttgaggagatccagaagctcttagAGTCAGGAGGCTGAATATTTAGTTGAGGtgaagattgttaagatttgatatctcaagattcgatccacattgagtcCATAATAAGATCCGCGAcgatgaatggagtccaacgagcccaagatcacctcaaacggagtctGGATGATGGAGATACGCTTGATTGAAGTTGGTACAAAATTCGAAGCAACGGAGGATCAGTGGCGGGCCGGCGGAGGCGACGGTGGCGTAGTCGCACACAGCAGCACGTGGCCCAATGCACGGAGAGCATCCTAAGCTCGGGCGCTCATGCGGGGGTGCAGCCCAAGCTTAGGCGCGCGGGCGCAGCCCAGGCCCACGCGCACGTGGGTTCACCACCCTGGtatcccgatccatggtggattaGGCGGTGCACGGGCTGGCCTGTGGACCGAGGGGGGCTTTCTCCTTGGTTTCTcgcggtccatcatggatcggacgccATTTTTCCGACGTTTCTTGCGGTTTACACACCTTCTCGTGGACCACATCGTGATCGAACAGCTTTGGGAGCTGTCGATCTCGATCCGATGGTTCTAGGTGGTTTTTGGGGTGCTGTAGGAGACTGTATCTTAATATTTTACgactttaagcctttaaaaggcctgttcaCAGGAGCAGAGAGTTGTGTAGCGCAGTTTCGTTCAGCAGAAAACTCAGAGAACAAAGAGTAGACGCGAGTCGCCGACAGGAGCAGGAGCAGGGGGCTTCTGGCAGACTGTTGGACAGCGGACAGCAGTCGCTTtagaggttcaagggggtcttcttagagagagagcttttgtgaaagaGAGTTTTCTATGAGGAAGAGATTAAGTATACGAGAGTTGAGGATGTGATCTTCtctcgtaatttttttctttttttatagtgaaatttgcatgccccgtggaggcgaatctttttttggctgatttatgtatttgattgtttctgttttatttcttctttcttcctactgtgaTGCACGATATCGAAAAGAttctgggaggtggtgtcctgaccagacatccaccaatAATTACAACTCTTTTCATGATTCCTATATTAGAAATAGATAATATTAGAAGAACCGACTTAGATTTAGGATGTACACCAGAATCCTAGCCACGGGTCAAATAGATCTAAAGTCCTATCCTTAATGTAAAACTTTCTCtcatataattaattttgagTGGGCCCATAATTCTGAGGATCTTTCAGATGCttgaattttaaataataatttatatgcCTTGGATgtagacctaatttttgattgcaattatttagataatgcatAATATACCTTGATGATAATTTTGTCTTGTGAGCTAAGGTAAGTTGCTTCATCTAATAttcgattatatatatatatatatataacaggtTCTTTTTGCATAACTTGACAAAGATATGTTAATTTAACTTAAtaatgaataatatttatatatattttgaattatattatgtATGCTCTGTATAAGTAGATTTTGAATAATTAGATCAAATATGAACTAAAATTTCATGAGCATGAACtatcttcttttattattttaaaattttattaaatttattgattATGATGTATCTCTTTAATCTGACTATGATCACACGGTTTAGGATCTAATCTTTTTTTGGATCTCTAGTGGGGTGACTACCGATGCATgttagttgataatatattatagtcGGGAGCTAATTTTTTTTTGGGCCATACTAATAGGGCGATCACTGGTACATGTTATCGTGggcatattttttatatgatttcaGAACTAGTTCCTTTTGGCACATGTTAACGAGCAACATATTATAGTTaggatctagattttttttgaacttaTTATGGATCGATCATAGCCATAATCAAAAGcttaagagaaagagagagaatttgaATAATTGGATATAATGAttggaaattatatttttttttattattcaaataTATTAATGACTTTAAATACATACATATTTTATATTGCTCGGTAATCCTTAaattagaaatcaaaaaaaatcttaaattatgATGTTGAGATTTATGCGTATAATGCTTAATCAAATAGTGATAGAGATGACTTATTAGGCTTTTAGCTCACTCTTATTTCTGTTATTTTTTCTTTAGATACAACACCCGGTGCGGATAGGACTGTTGGTTGTGAGCGGAAGGATTaggatttcaatatttttttaatctcaaaataaatattatgtaattaaattaaattaaatttaaaaataatatcaaacttgtttattagatcaaaaattttaaatattttaatttactgacattaatattatataaatattaaattttatataatatatgaataaaatattataaaataaacgaTCGTCTGTCGTATACTCACTTGTGCTAGCGAGACAGAGCATGACAAGATTTCAGCTTCTTCGGTTatcaaaaaaccaaaaaaaaatccaaccgtGCGAATCGTTACCCCTTGCACTTTGGGGTTTCCTTCCAGGTTTTGTGCTGCCCAGCCCAGTCGGAGCCCTATAACATGAAGTTGTGGATGCATGTACTCACATGATTAAACAATAGCCGCACTGACATGTTGCAAGAGCCTTCGACATTGTTCCTTGTCTTACCACACCATCCACGGAGATTAAATAATATAGCGTTGCCATCTTGCAAGTCGTGTTTTCTCATCTCATCACAATATCCGCATGAAGTATAAAGAGAGATAAAAAGGAggataaagatttaaaaaaaaaaaaaagacgaggTTGAACTGAAGGGTTCCACAGAAAAGCTGACACCTAAACTATAAAGCAGCAGTTCCACATCCATCGCGTTACAAACAGTGAAACAACATCAAAAGTCCCACAGCTTTACAGCTAATCACAAACCGAAACAAATTGATTCCACAACCCAACGGACGTAATCCCAAAGGACTCATTATAGAGATGGCCTCAGAACTCGCTGCTGGCGATTGGTTCATGCACCGAGCACATGAACGCGTAGGTGTAGACCAAGCCTGCCAGCCCACCACCAATCAGTGGACCGACCCAGTAGATCCAGTTATCGGTGAAGTCGCCGCTAGCTACCGCAGGTCCAAAGGACCGGGCTGGGTTCATGGATCCACCCGAGAATGGGCCTGCTGCGAGGATGTTGGCACCCACGATGAAACCAATGGCGATCGGAGCTATGGTGCCGAGCGAGCCCTTCTTCGGGTCTGCAGCGGTCGCATAGACGGTGTACACAAGGGCGAAGGTGGTGATTATCTCCATCACCACTCCCTCGATGGCTCCCACTCCTGCTGCCAAGCCATGTGTGGGAGTAGCCTACAACATCAAATAGCGCAAGAAGTTAGCCCCATTAAATCAAGATTATTATTGGGCCATAAATGGGCTCTACTTAAGCCCACCATCATAACTTGGCCTGTTTGTTCTAActtcataataataataaagctTAAACCCCTTTATTTTTCTTAGATGAAAAGACGTCAGATCTATCAGAAATTCATAGAGTTCATGAACGTAATGAAGCTCAAACCAACCATTCCAGTGACCAGTTTAATGAGAAAAGCTCCCACAATAGCACCAAGCAACTGTGCGATCCAATACAAGATGCCGGTGAGAATAGTAATTTGTCCCCCAAGAGCCAACCCAAAGGTGACCGCCGGGTTGACATGTCCACCGGAGATGTTAGCGGCGATGGACACGGCCACAAAGAGTGCAAACCCATGGCAGATAGCCACCGCGACGAGGCCGGTGGGATCAAGAGCGGAGCCTGATGTCAACTTGTCTGCAGTAAAACAAATAAAGTGTGAGTTTACCAATAAGTCAAGAGTGGTAGACCACAATAGATGAATCAAAGTGAGATGGAGGATCGTTTAATTAACTGTAAGCTATGGCCGACCCAACCCCGGCAAAGACGAAGAGAAGGGTCGATATGAACTCGGCAAGGTAGGCCTTCAGCGAATGAACGCTGAAGGAATCATCGCAGCGGCCAAATGCAATCCCAGCCATTAGAGGTTAGAGCCGAGCTTAATGAGACTTTAGGGAGTGAGGAGAAAACGGTGAATTCCAAAAACTTAAGGCAAGTTGTGTGGATATTTATACACGTCCGCAAAGGTTCGGAATTTTTGTAGGCGTGCACGTGATGTGGTGGAGTGGACGGGGGATGATGTGTAGAGATTATCCAATATCGACATGCTAGCTGTTATTAACATGCATTGATGGAAGCGTCGGGAAGCTCATCAATGATTTGTGGGTCCCACTCGACCGACCAACCATGTTGTTTCTTGCATGGTGGGCCCCGATCCCATGGATCGAAAGGAGGATAGATTGATGAGTGGCGGCAGTGGTACCGTTTCCAGCTACAAATATCAGCGCCCATGTACTGATTAAAGTCCAAGTATTAGGGTCGTGGACATAATGAGAACTATTTATTTATGGGGATGATGGCTGCGTGACATCTTGGCGGCAAGTACGTCAAAGGTGGAGAGAATTATAAAAATGAACCAAGAACCGGCGGTTCGGTTTTCTTCTTGAAACCAACCCGTTGGGTCAAGCAGTCAAGACCGATCGACAATTTCTTTCTTCACATTTTATTTAGAAATAATTGGTCAGCAAACTGTCACTCCATTTGCAATGCTTCACATATTAACTGGGAGAAATAATCAAaggaagtgttttttttttttttttttctccctccaGATAAGGTGCTTTAGAAGTCCATTTGTGATTGGGTGGATCCGGTTCAATTCATATGGCTGGTTGGAATTTGAAAGGAACGGAGAGAGGATGATGGGAAGATGGCATGGCCGACAGCGAAAGGCTTGGAGAGGATTAGAGGGAATCGTTCACTCATGATTGGGCCCAGCACAGAGAGGTTAGTGAGTGTGGTTCTCGTGctgaattattttttcttttataaaaaaggGTCACCTAACTAATTTCTCATGGTTTTTTAAGCTGATTCTCATTATTGGTGAGAAAAATGAAAGATATCCTTCGTATCATTCCTCAAGCATCCCAAGATGCCGAGCATCTCGTTCTATGGAAACTATAGGCAGAAGTAACTCGAAGTGGTCCAGACGTGGACACCACAATCATAGACCTGGCATGTGCGACTGTTTGTTGTAATACTATTCTCTATCCGCAAGCTTCCACAGGAGAAAGTCCAGAATCTT contains the following coding sequences:
- the LOC105040867 gene encoding probable aquaporin TIP2-2 yields the protein MAGIAFGRCDDSFSVHSLKAYLAEFISTLLFVFAGVGSAIAYNKLTSGSALDPTGLVAVAICHGFALFVAVSIAANISGGHVNPAVTFGLALGGQITILTGILYWIAQLLGAIVGAFLIKLVTGMATPTHGLAAGVGAIEGVVMEIITTFALVYTVYATAADPKKGSLGTIAPIAIGFIVGANILAAGPFSGGSMNPARSFGPAVASGDFTDNWIYWVGPLIGGGLAGLVYTYAFMCSVHEPIASSEF